The genomic DNA CAAACGGTGCATCTTTATAAATCCCTCCTGACTGTGCCAACTCTACGAATTACTTATCCTTTAAACCCGCTAGAGTCTTTGAATTCAACCCTTTCACCGAAGTTTACGGATCAGGTTCAACGAACGTGCTAGAGATTGCGTCGTTCAGTGAGGTCGATCTAATTGATGACCCCGACCGTCCAGTTGACGAGTCAATCAGATTTATGTTTCAGCAAATTTACACATCGGCGATCGCGGCCAACACTACTTTGGGGGCCAATTTATCCTTAAACCAAACAATTCGCGCCGGAGTATCCTGCACCTTCACGCCTGCTTTTTCGAGGTTTAAGCGCTCGGAGATCGCCAAAATCAAATTGTCGCAACCAGATTGGCGCACCTGCGAGAACTTTTTGCGGAGATATTCGGGTCGCCAATAACCCACAATTTCGAGCAGAAACGTCCGACCATCAGGATGTACCAGGCGGAAGTCGGGAATCATCACACTGCCAGGGATCGGGATTAAATCCACTTCTCGTTCTAGCCGCCATTCTGATTTCAAGGAGTCCCAGCGATCGGCGAAGGACGCTTCTAGCATGCTGTCGTAGGGCTTACCGGGAGGATAATGCGTTACCAAACCACAGTCATCTTTGAGGCTGAAGTGACGTAATTTGGGTTCATTGGTGTAGAAGTCACGGGTTTGCAGCGTCGCTTTCAGGTTCCACTTCGTGACATGCAGCATTGCTGGAATGAGTTTAGCGATATCCAAGCCGTAGCGGGTGCTGACCTTAAACAAACTAGCAGGCCCATCAATCGTGATCGTAAAGCCATGATCCGCATCACCTTCAATGTAGGTCATCAGTTGAAATAGCTTCAGGTAGCGGAACAGCAGCTTGTACTCACCCGGATCGTTGCGATGCACATTTAGAATAATGTGGCTGGCTTTGTAGAATACGCCCTGCACTTGCGACAAGTTGTAGCGATGCAGCAACGCTTCGGGCGTGGGTTCCTCAAACTGCGTCAGGATACGGTTCTCTGCCAAGTCTGCATATAAACCCGCGCGAATTTGGTCGGGAAAGACTTCTCGCTCTAACTCCTTACTCAACAAATCTGCTAAGCGATCCAATATTTGGGGAGTAGCTTGGAGGCTGGGCAGCGTATTCGCCGCAAAGGCAAAAACTCGTTCTCGTAACTGCTGCGGCTCTAGGGGACTAATGATCTCAAAGGTACACATGGCACTCTTAAGCAAATGTGCCAAACCCCGCTTCATCCGATAGTCGGGGGTATCTCCTTCTAGCTCTTGGAGTTGCCGATTCAGTTCTCCCTGCGTCTGTCCCACCACATCTCGAAACAGAGAAATTAGCTCAGAGGCGATCGCGATATTTGTCGCCTCAATCTTCAGGCGTTTCGGGATGATCTCCTCCCCACTGTAACGGTGAATCAGCAGCTCGGTGGGTAGCATGGGCGCTTATCTCGTAAGGGCTAGATACAGGATTTGAGGGAACAATTTCTAATTGTCGGTGTGGCTGCGCGGGTTTGGGCTTGAATTTGGCAGTCGTCGGGGCAGTCGTAGAACGACGGCGATCGGAAGTGTTTTCTTCGCTGGTCTGCTCTGCCACCACTTCATACAGCATGGCTAATTTCTCGCCTTCTTTACTTCTACGCAGCACGCGACCTAAGCGTTGAATAAATTCTCGCTGCGAGCCTGTGCCAGAGAGAATCACTGCAACACTGGCTTCTGGCACATCTACGCCTTCATTCAAAACATGAGATGTCACCAAAGTTTTGTAAGTGCCGTTGCGAAAGCGGTCTAGAATTTCGTGGCGTTCTTTGACTGGGGTTTGGTGAGTCAGGGCTGGAATCAAGAAGTTTTGCGAGATCCGATAAACGGTGGCGTTGTCGTTGGTGAAGATCAGGATACGTTCTGGGTGGTGCTGCGACAACAGATCTGCTAAGACTCGGAGCTTTCCTTCTGTGCCTAGGGCGATCTCCTTCGACTCTCGGTGGGCTAACATGGCTCTCCGTCCTGCTTGCGATCGCGCACTCGCCTGCACAAACCGCTGCCATCCCTGGATGCTGCCCAACCGGATATTCACATCTTGCAAAAACTGATTGCGAGTTTTAATCAACTCATCATAGCGATCGCGCTCCTGAGCCGACAGTTTCACCTTAATCTGCACCACTTCATGATTTGCCAGTGCAGTTCCAGAGAGTTCTTCAGGGGTGCGGCGATAGACTTCTAGCCCAATTAGAGTTTCTAAATCGGTATGTCTGCCATCAGCCCGTTCTGGCGTAGCGGTGAGACCCAATCGGTAAGGGGCGATCGCGAACTCGGCAATGACGCGATTAAAGTCACTGGGTAAGTGGTGGCATTCATCAAAAATTAGCAACGCATATTGATTGCCCAAGGATTCAGCGTTGATGGCGGCACTGTCGTAGGTAGAAACGAGAATGGGGGTGCGATCGCGGGAGCCTCCACCCAACAAACCAATCTCGACATCGGGGAAAGCGGCCATTAGATGCGCATACCACTGATGCATCAAATCCAACGTGGGCACCACAATCAACGTGTGGCGAGGCGTCGCTTGCATCGCCATTTGGGCTAGATAGGTCTTCCCTGCCGCTGTGGGCAATACCACCACTCCCTGCCGCCCCGCCTCGATCCAGGCCGCTAGCGCCTCGCTTTGATGAGGATAAGGTTGCATCTCCACACTCGCCACCAACGGCAACGGTGCAAAAATTCTGGCTTGATCTTCAAAGGCGGTGCCATCAGATTGCAACGCTTCTACCAATTCGCGGTAATGAATCGCCGGAATTCGGAAGCGTTCTACCCGGTCGTCCCAAGTGGCAAACTCAATCCACGCTTTACCTTTCGGTGGTGGATGCAAAATCAATGTACCCCGATCAAAGGAGAGCGTAGGAGTGCGAGCCATCAGTCTCTAACAGTTGTTCTCTTCCGCTCATTCTAGAGGTTTCGTGGGATCAAGGCGATCGCAAAGCCAAACCCAATCAACGCAATCGAGGTTCGTAGCCAAGCCAGAAATGTTCGTTCGTTGGCTTGGTGTTCGCGTTGGCGATCGACCTGTGGCTTTTGAATCATGCCTGAGGAAGCGCTGGTGGCAGCGTCAGAGCCTGACTAATGTGGGTTGGGCTTCAGTTACCACAGGGGTCGTAGTCGGGTCGTAACCGAGCTGTTCAGTAATTCGTTGTTTCGCTAAAACTCGATATTCCCAAAAGTGCTCTCCCACAGCGCATAGGCTCAAATACATGGCCAGAGTCTGGGGTTTAGTTCGAGCGATCGCCCATAACTGTCGCCAAAACTGTGCCCGAATTTCGGGTCGTCGAATCCCTTGATGCCAGATTAACTGGCTCACCAGCCGCAACCCTCTACCCGGCGTAAACTGCATCGTCTGCTTGCGATCCGATTGGGGCGTAATGTTGAGACATTGCTGAAAGCAGCGTCTTAGGTAATTGGTAGGTTCATATAAAGTCCAAAAACCCTCGACATACTCTTTAGCAATTTCCGCGATCGGACGAGTCGGAACAAAATTCATGAGAGTATTTTGATCACCCACATCTGTCACGCCTGTACCTTCAACTAGGCGTTGCTCTTGTTGCAGCCGATTCCACAGAGCCGTGTTGGGTAGAGCTTGCAAAATCCCTAGCATGGGTTGAGGGATACTCGTTTGTTCCACAAAAGCTTGAATTCGCTCTCCCGCACCTGAGCGTTCTCCATCAAAGCCCAGAATAAAGCCAGCGTAGATCAGCAATCCTGCGTCATTGATTTTGCGGCAAGCCTCGATCAGCGGGTTACGCGTATTCTGCATCTTGCGCGTCACCTGGAGGCTGTCTTGATCCGGCGTTTCAATCCCGAGGAAGACTGCGTAGAAACCCGCTGCTCGCATCATCTGTAGTAGTTCATCATCTTCTGCCAAGTTCACAGAAGCTTCGGTCATAAAAGTGAAAGGATAGTCGTGCTCCTGCATCCAGGGAATCAATTCTCGTAAGAAGCGTTTGACGTTGCGCTGATTGCCAATAAAGTTGTCATCCACAATAAAGAGCGAGCCTCGCCAGCCCAAGTCATACAGCGCTTGTAATTCGGCTAAAGCTTGCTGTGGTTCTTTGGTGCGGGGTTTGCGACCGTAGAGCGTGATGATGTCACAAAACTCACAATTAAAAGGACAACCCCGCGAAAACTGAATTGCCATCATGAAGTAGGCATCGCGTTGCAGCAAGTCGAAACGGGGCAGAGGACTTAAGCTGACATCTGGTTTTTCGAGAGAACGAAAGACTCCTTGAGATTCCCCTTGCGCGATCGCCGCCAAAAACTGCGGCACTGTCATCTCTCCTTCATCTAGGATCAGATAATGTGCTCCAGAATCTAGAGCGTCTTGCGGTACCGAGGTGGGATACGGCCCGCCCACGGCCACCTTCTTGCCCAATTGCACTGCTTTTTGAATCAGGGCGTGGAAGTCTGGTTTCTGCACCAGCATGGCCGAGAGGATGACTATGTCACACCATTCCCAGTCTGCCTCGGTTTCAACTTTGACGTTGCGATCGTAGAACCGAATCTCCCAGTCTTGAGGGAGGAGTGCAGCAACTGTGATAATGCCCAAGGGAGGAATGACGGCTTTGAGTCCAGCCATCTCCATGCAGCGATCGTACGACCAAAAAGACTGGGGAAACCGAGGATAGAGCAGCAGTGCTTTCATAAGATCCTAGGTATAGCTTTAGCTTTACCTTGGCAGGAGAAAATACTCGTTACATCCTACGGAAGATTGATCTTCACTGGATACGCTGAAGCTAAATCAGTAGTCTCTAGCCTATAGGTTTCTAGCCTACAGATAATCTCGTTACGGTGAATTGGCCTATGTAGCCAAGCGATCGCGACTCTCCAGCAAGGCCGTAACTGCATTCACAACCACTTGGGCAGACCCTGCAAAGAATTTCTGGTCAATGGTGTCTGGAGTGTCGCTGGGTTGGTGATAGTGAGGTGTGCGGAAATTTGCGGTATCGCTGATCACAACTGCCCCAATACCCTTTTGCCAAAACGGGGCGTGGTCGCTGCGGAGCAAGTCTGGAGTTAATAAACCCCGCAGTGGTATGGGCAAAGTAATCACCGCTGGTAGATTCGGTTTGGCTGACTGATGGAAAGCTTCTAGCAAGGGTAAATGTTCTTGATCACCGATCGCGGCTAAAAAATCGCCTTGGGTCGTCGTCGGCTGGAAAGGCAACCCCACCGGATATTTTTGGCATCCCGGTTGGTAGCAAGCATAGCCCAGCATTTCTGGGATGATCACCCCTTGCAAGTTATCTAACAAGCTGTCATTCGAGGCGTAGGCGAAGCTTCCCAGTAACCCCCGCTCCTCCTGGTCAAAAAAAGTCACTCTTAAAGTCCGGGGAGTCGAGCGCGCACCCAATAATTGAGCCACTTCCAGCGTGGTTGCCACTCCAGTCGCATTGTCATCGGCTCCAGGAGATCCCAGGACTGTATCAAAGTGCGCGGCCACGAGAATGCTGCCTGCTTGCGGGTCGGTGCCTGGTCGCTCCGCCACCACATTCACCCCACTGCTAAACACTTGCAGATGAGGCTGCCAACCTGCTCGTTCCAGTACTTGCAAAATGTATTCTCGCGCCTGAAGGCGATCGCTCTCGCTATGCCGCTCAAACGCCAACGCTTGCACATGATCAAACAAACGCTTGGCATCTACCGCAGGAGCATTGACCCGCTGAGCAATGGGTGGAGCAGTGCTGGAGTCGGGCGCTGACGGTGCAAATTGGGAAAGCTGCTCAGATAGGGCTGTATCCTTGCGGAAATGATTCACCACCATATATTTCGGCGATCGCATGGGCCAATGTTGGCCTGCCACTAAACCCACCAGCACTGTCAATAAAAAGAGTGCTACCCAAATCCAATGCCGCTTCCGCATAATTTCCTTGCCGCGATCGCAACTTGGTGATCCTAGCTCGTTTACTATCTTGGTTGCAGGCAGTGATAGCAGGCAAGATAGAACTAGAAGCCACAGTCCCTCGGCTTCTCAGATTACGACTCCTGCACCAGGAGAACAATCATGACTCCCAAATTAGTTATCTCATGTACTGCTGTATTAGCTGTTCTAGCTAGTCTTACCGCTAGTCTGCCGCCTGCGATCGCCAGAACCCCAGTGGCGATTAATAGCATCGTCATCAGCGGTGTGGATGTAAGTGGCATTGTCTTTGCTAGCTTCTCCGTCCCCAATCGCGATCACGACCGGGCCTCTTTCAACAGCGAACTCAGCCTTTACGAGCTGCACATCGCCAAGATGTATGAAGTCACCGATGCCCTATGCCAGCGGCGACTCACCTTCCCCTTTAATCAACCCATACAAATCTTTCAATGGTCTTACTCAGCTAACAACCTCCCGATTGGTCAATTGCAGGTTAGTTGCCGTGAAGCTCAAGACATCTTCAACACCTATGGACGAGCCTTTTTAGCCGAGTCAACCACAATTCGTCGCCCCTGGAGTGCGGGTTCGACTCCTAGCTCCGAAACACTCCAAGCACCTACCCTCAATCTGGCAGGATATCGAGCACCGCTGTGGAAGAACTTCACGCGCCAATTACGCCTCAGCGGTAACTATTAGCATTAGGGAGTAGGGGCAAGTTAAGGCGCAGCTTCAGCCTGTTGTTGCTTAGCGTAGTCGAAGTTGCGCTGGTACTCCTGCAACTTCGTTTGAGCCGTTTCGTAATTTGCACTATCCGGTGGCACTTCTTCTAGAAGCAGAATTGATTGGTTCCACAGATTTGCCACAGCATACCAATCGCCCTCAGTTTCTGCTGACTGCCCCAAGCTTGAGGCTTTTGTCGCTCGGTTGATTGCTTGCCGAAATGGATCATTAGCATCAACTGGTTTAGTAGATTGCGCTGGAGTCGTTTTCGGGGATGCAGTCGGCATTACCGTTGGTGACTCAGGAGACATGGCTGGATCGGAGAGCGAAGGTGCGGTGACAGGTTCGGGCTGCGGGAGTTGCCGCTGTTGATAGGCATCAATACCAAACCAGGTACCCGCCACGATCGCAAGCCCAGAAAGCACCGCCATTGTGATTTTGAAGATGCTGTAGGGGCGATCGCCTAACACTTCTCCCGTTTGGGCATTCACCATTACCTGATACTGCTTATTGTTAAAGCGGTAAGCCGAAAGCCATACAGGTAAAAGAATGTGCTTAAAGGTAATCGCACTATAGGCCGTGGACACAGAATGTACTCGCTGCTCATCCCCACCAATGTTGCAGCGCACATCTGAGTGAATCACCGGAGCCATCTTGCCTTTAGCGGTTTCAAATCCTTCCTGCAAGTTGACTTGATAACGTTGAGCCTTAAACCCTGCCAAAAACGAAGGATTATAGGGAGCCAACCGCGACAAATCCCAAGGCTCCAACTCTTCTAAGCGCTCAATATCTACAGACTGTGAAGCTGCTACCAACACATCATCAAAGAAGCGATCGACTCGGCCAGATACAGAATTCCAGCGAGTATGCCGCACTTGTCGAGTTTTGGTAACCGTTTTGCCCTCAGAATCGGTTTCTTGATAAGTCTCTGTCACGTAGTAGTACGTTCCCCGTTCCCCTTGATAATGGCTTACCGTGAACGAGTCATAGGTCCAGAAGGGCAAGTACATGCCTTGCAACCCTTCATGCTGCGCCATTTTTTTCAGACCATTAGGCGCAAACCAGAGCTTGCCTAACCAGTGGTGAATTTTTTCACGGGCAGCTTTTTGCCCCACACTAAACGGCAACACGGCTTCTGGGGCAATAAGAGGATCTGCTGCTTGTGGTTGCGCCACAATACTGGTGCCACAGAAGGGACATAGCCCAGCCACATCGGGTGGCTCAAACTCAATTTGTGCCCGACAGCCCGGACAAGACACCTCCATCGCTGTTGCGGAGAGCGCCGCCATTTTCGTCCGACCTGGATTGAGATATTCCTCATACGATCGCTCCACCACTTGTTCGGCACTTTGAGGAATGATTTCCTCTCGACCACAGTAAGGACATTTCAGTTGCCCCGCTTGAGGATTAAATTGCAAACTTGCCCCACAACCAGGACAAGGAAATTGTTTGATCAGCGGTTGGGTGGTAGTCATAATGGGGAGTTCAGCTAGCAGGAGGTGCAGGTGGAATTGAAGCTAAAACAGCGGCCAACTCAGGCACTTCTGTCACCAACTTCCAGCCTTCCATCCCCGATCGCCAAACATGGGTTTGAGCAGTCAAGCCATTTTGAGGCAGTTGATCTGGAGTAAATGGCCCTAGATTTTGACCACCCCGTGAAATAAACCATTGAACTTGCACAGGCGGTGGTGGTGGTGCAGGAGGCATCCCAGACGCTCCACTAGGCATTCCAAGGGCAGGCGCTGGCGCTTGTACACCTTGGAGATTAGAAATGAGTTGCTGCCCCATTGCCAAACCCACACCAAAATCCAACGCTTGATTGCCGCCACCCGGATTGTTAGCCGACGCTTCAACCGCGTTAGCTGCTTGAAACTGAGCGTATTGCTGCATATTGCCCAAAATGCCCATCGAGGCTCGCTTATCGAGAGCCGTTTCAACTTCGGGAGGCAGGGAAACACTCTCAATTAATAACTGGGTAAGTTCCAACCCAAATTGCTGTACTTCTGGCTGCATCCCTGCTCGAATGGTTTCTCCCATCTCACCATAGCGAGATGCAAAGTCAAATAAGGGAATATTGCCTCGACCAAACCAGGTGGCAAAGGCTGTGATGATCATGTTGCGAATTTGGTCGCTGACTTCATCCACCTGGAATAAGCCATCAGTACTCACCAATTGGCGAATCAGTTGAGCAGGATCTGCGACCCGGATGTTGTAGCTGCCAAACGCTCTTAGGCGGACTGGGCCTAGCTCCGGGTCACGAATCGTGATGGCATTGGGCGTGCCCCACTTCAGGTTGGTAAAAATCTTGGTATTAAAGAAGTAAACTTCTGCTTTGAAGGGAGAATTAAATCCGTATTGCCAACCTTTTAGAGTGCTGAGAAGCGGTAAATTTTGTGTCGTTAAGTCATAAAGACCAGGGCTAAAGGTGTCAGCAATTTGGCCCTCGTTGATGAATACTGCCTTCTGCCCAGGTCGTACCGTCAGCTTAGCTCCCATCTTAATTTCATTGTTGTGGCGCTGAAACCGATAGGCGATCGTATCGTTGCTTTGATCGAGCCACTCAACGATATCAACAAATTCGCCTCTAATCTTGTCAAAAATGCCCACTCGGTTTTCTCCTGGATTTACCTGAGCTAGTGCCTGGACTTGTAATCGCTTTGCTGCACTGCCAAGCACCTATCTACTTAGTGCCCATTTAGCAGCCAGAGTCATCAGTTAACTTCAAAAATACTGCGTGAAGTTCCAGAAAACAGCTATTTGAACCCACCCACCTTGACGACCGTTGTGGAAACCAGTAATTTTCAGGAAAACTTTATGAATTTTGACGAGAGTGGGCAAAATGAACTAGGGGAAATTCAGGAGCCATGCTACCTAGAATCCACCTCTCGTGAATCGCGTCCCTGCCTAGAACCGTGAGGTCAAGCCATGAAGATCGTGCATAGAGCAATCACAATTTTGGGAGCTGTTCTCTTGTTGGGTGGACTAAGCCCAACTGTTTTGGCTCAATCTGAGAAAACCAAACAGCCAAAGGCTCAAGATTTCTATCGCAGCGGAGCTACCCAAGCCAAGCAAGAAAACTACGACGCAGCTCTGAAAGAATTTGACCAAGCGATCGAACTCAACCCGAATTACGGTTCAGCTTTTGTGAATCGTGGCTACATCCGGTCTACGCTAGGGGACAAAGAAGGAGCTTTAGAAGACTTTAATCAAGCCATCGAGCTAAACTCCACTGATCCAACTGCATACGTGAATCGGGGCAATCTTTACTACCAAGGTGGCAATTCTCAAGCAGCCGTAGAAGACTTTAATCAAGCGATCGCCCTTAAACCCGACTATGCCGCTGCCTATCTGAATCGAGGGTTTGTGCATTCTGCTTTAGGAGATAGCCAAGCCGCTCTGACGGATTTCAATCAGGCAGTCAAGTACAACCAAAACTATGCCGAAGCTCATTTGAACCGAGGTGTGATTCGGGCAGCTTTGGGCGATCGCAATGCCGCTCTAGACGATCTCGATCGCGCAGTGCAACTCAACCCTGATTACGCTGAAGCTTATTTCAATCGGGGATTTATCCGGGCCACGAATGGCAATCAAACGGGGGCAGTGGACGACTTCACCGATGCAATTCGAGTCCGCTCTAGCTACGCGGAAGCCTACGCAAATCGGGGGTTTGCTCTCGTGGTTATGGGACAGCCTCAAGTTGCGATCGCTGATTTCAATCAAGCAATTCAACTACAACCTAACTACCCAGAAGCCTACAAAGGTCGAGGTGACGCGCGAGCAGCTCTAGGCGACCAACAGGGGGCGACCAACGATTACTCCCAAGCATTGCAGATCAATCCCAACTACGCTGTGGCTTATGCCACTCGTGCCAAAGCTCGCTCTAATGCTGGAGACACCCAAGGAGCCTTGGAAGACTACACCCAAGCTCTCAGCATGAACACCAGCAACGATACCGCTTATACCGAACGAGGCATGAACCGCAAAGTCGCTGGAGATAACCAGGGAGCGATCGAAGACTATAGCCAAGCCATCCAAATCAATCCAGGTAATGCGGATGCTTACTTCCAGCGAGGCTTACTGCAATTAAGCCAAGGCAATCGCCAACAGGCACTGGCAGACATGGAAACCGCTGCGAATCTTTATCTCAAATTGGGTCGAGCCGATGGTTACCGCAACGTCATTGCTCAGCTCAATCAAGTTCGCTAGGTACATGGCTTAAAGAGCATCTGAATCTCCTCCCGCCTACAGCATCCCTCTTCTTAGGGAGAGGGGCTGGGGAAGAGAGGCTCAAAAAAATTCTGGTATTGCACTATTTAAAGCAGAACCGTGAGGGAGAGCAGTGAGATAGAGCGAACAGCTTAATATTCTTCCTGCTGGGGTTCATCAGCCATGAGTAGCTTATCTACTTGCTCTAAGCTCAGATATTGATCTAGATATTCACCAACTAGTGGCAATAATATTTGCACTCGGTCTTCTAATTCTTCTAGATATTCTAAGAGTTCCATAAAGGCTAAGTTGCTCCAAGCTGTAATTTTTTAACTGCACTCACCTTAATTGCTATAACCTGAGCGCATAAAGACTTAAACATAAATCCCTCTTGACTTATTGTGTAATTGATTTGCACAAGAAAAGCGACTGAGACACCAAAAATACGTGATACTTATCACACCCCATCCTAAAAATTGGGAATTAGCTTAGTTGAGTTTTGGCCCTACGAACTAGTAATACTGCTAGCCACTTCAGCGCTAAGAGCACTGAAAACGCGCCATTTTTAGGATGTTTCTACATTCCTAGATCCTTGACAATTTTGGGTGGAATTAATTGAGAGGAGTCAGTAGGGATTTAGCATGAATGCCAATCAAATCTGTCAGCAATATGCTGCTGGAGAACGTAATTTCTGTGGGGTAGATTGGAGCGATCTTGATTTGTCAGGTCTTCATTTGATCGAGGTTGATTTAACTGGAGCCAACCTCAGCCGCACCAATCTAGCTGGAACCAAGTTAGCTCTGGCTAATCTAACGGAAGCCAATTTAAACAGTGCAAATTTGAGTCGTACTAATTTAACTGGAGTCGATCTGAACCGAGCCAATCTACGCCGAGCCAAGCCTGTGGGTGCGATTCTGATTGGGGCTGATTTAAGTCAGGCAGATCTACTAGAAGCAGATTTGACAGGAGCCATTTTAAGTGCAGCGAATCTGCAAGGTGCGAATCTGCGAGAAGCAGTTTTGCGAGAAACTGATCTTGCAGGAGCTAATTTGACAGGGGTTAGTTTGCAGAAGGCAAATCTCAGTGATGCTAACCTGCGAGGAGCCATTCTGCGCAACGCTGACCTAGTGGGTGCTAACTTAACTCGCGCTAACTTAGCAGGCACAGATTTGCTAGGAGCCAACTTACGAGATGTGATTATGCTTGACAACGTTATCTACGAATAGCCATGATTTTTGGGCTAAAGATAACTGGTTGCTAGCTGAGGTGTGCATGCAGAAGTGGGAGTATTGTGAAGTTTTCTATTTTGTTAACCGGGTTGGCTCTACCTCAACCCTGAGACTACAACTCAATGGGGAACAGCAAAATAATGTTTCTAGCGTGATTGAGTTTCTCAATCGGCTTGGTCGGCAAGGGTGGGAAATGGTGAGCCATGTGGTGAGCCAAGAGATCATCTCGCAAGATGATTACGGCAAGTATATGTACACCAGTACCTTCAACACGCTGACCTTCAAACGCCCTCTATAGTGCTACGCATCAAGTTTAGGGCAAAGGGGGTGTGGGGGCGAAGCCCCCAGCCAGGGGTTTCACCCCTGCACCCCGTCTTAACCTTTATCAGTACTGCTATACCAAATTAGGAGAGCCAGACTACTAGCTCTGACAAAACGATTACTTGCTCACGGATTACGCATCTCAGCCACATGATTTGCTCACAAATCTCCGTTGGCCCAACGCTACTCCCGTGACCTTAAAGTTGAGCGGACACTACTTTGCCAGACTCGCAACGGTTTTGCAATGGCTTTGCAATGCCGTACCTCGTCATGCCTCCGCCTCAGTAGATCTACTCCCTACTAAGGTGTTTCAGTTGCGGAGATCAGGGATAGTACAGATCCGGAATTACCCAATAGTGCCTTGTTGTCTACTCTATCGATAGTTTTCTGACAGGTTCTGGTGACGTTGGCACCCGCCTACTCTCAGGTTCACATCTCCTAAAGCTTAAATTACCCTTTTAAGTTGCAATGTTGAGTGAATTATCTGGGAACCTAAAGAGAGACTGTGATTATACGGAATCTTAATTCCTTACGATTACTCAGTATAATTGGCACCTTGCTTAGATAGGGGGTGATCGAGGAATCATCAGCCACCGTACGTATTCATTCAACAGCCCCTATTGGAGAATGCATCTAGCATGGAAACTTTAGCTTTTGTTCATAGCGCGATCGCCTACGCTGACCCCGATGCGGAGCCACAATTCTCTTTCCAGCCTCTTAACTTCAAACTCCTCAATTCTGGATGGATGAGCTTGGCCGCGATCGCGATCGGCTTGGCAATTCTCAGTACCACTTCAGATGCAATGGCAGCAGTTATAAAACGTGGTTCTAGTGGCAGTCTCGTCGGCACTATACAGTCAGCCTTGGTCAATCGTGGCTACAACACGGGTGGCGTGGATGGTGTTTTTGGTCCTGCGACTGAGTCGGCTGTCATTCGCTTCCAGCAAAAACAAGGACTGAGCGCTGATGGCATTGTCGGTGCGGCAACAGCGGCAGCTCTAGGCATCAATAACGGCAGCATCACTGGTGGTGGCGGTGGCGGTGGCGGCGCTCCTGGCACTTACACAGTTACTGCTGGAAGTGGGCTACTGATTCGCTCAACCCCTAGTCGAGGAAGTGCGGTAATCGGCAGTTTGGGGTACGGCGGGCAAGTGAGTGTTACCAGCAATCGGGCCTCCGGGGACGGTTACACATGGGCACAGCTTGCGGGCGGTGGCTGGGTAGCGGCAGACTACCTCAGCGCTGGCGGTGGTGGCGGTGGCGGTGGTGGTGGCGCTCCGAGCGGTGCGGTCACGATCTCGACCAATGGCAGCGCTCTCAACATTCGCTCTGGCCCTGGTTCTGGCTATGGCGTGGTTGGCAGTTTGTCCAATGGCTCACAAGCTAGCATCACTGGGCGCACCTCCAACGGCTGGTATGAACTGGCTAATGGGGGCTGGGTTTCTGGCTCTTGG from Trichocoleus desertorum ATA4-8-CV12 includes the following:
- a CDS encoding DUF790 family protein, producing MLPTELLIHRYSGEEIIPKRLKIEATNIAIASELISLFRDVVGQTQGELNRQLQELEGDTPDYRMKRGLAHLLKSAMCTFEIISPLEPQQLRERVFAFAANTLPSLQATPQILDRLADLLSKELEREVFPDQIRAGLYADLAENRILTQFEEPTPEALLHRYNLSQVQGVFYKASHIILNVHRNDPGEYKLLFRYLKLFQLMTYIEGDADHGFTITIDGPASLFKVSTRYGLDIAKLIPAMLHVTKWNLKATLQTRDFYTNEPKLRHFSLKDDCGLVTHYPPGKPYDSMLEASFADRWDSLKSEWRLEREVDLIPIPGSVMIPDFRLVHPDGRTFLLEIVGYWRPEYLRKKFSQVRQSGCDNLILAISERLNLEKAGVKVQDTPARIVWFKDKLAPKVVLAAIADV
- a CDS encoding DEAD/DEAH box helicase family protein, which encodes MARTPTLSFDRGTLILHPPPKGKAWIEFATWDDRVERFRIPAIHYRELVEALQSDGTAFEDQARIFAPLPLVASVEMQPYPHQSEALAAWIEAGRQGVVVLPTAAGKTYLAQMAMQATPRHTLIVVPTLDLMHQWYAHLMAAFPDVEIGLLGGGSRDRTPILVSTYDSAAINAESLGNQYALLIFDECHHLPSDFNRVIAEFAIAPYRLGLTATPERADGRHTDLETLIGLEVYRRTPEELSGTALANHEVVQIKVKLSAQERDRYDELIKTRNQFLQDVNIRLGSIQGWQRFVQASARSQAGRRAMLAHRESKEIALGTEGKLRVLADLLSQHHPERILIFTNDNATVYRISQNFLIPALTHQTPVKERHEILDRFRNGTYKTLVTSHVLNEGVDVPEASVAVILSGTGSQREFIQRLGRVLRRSKEGEKLAMLYEVVAEQTSEENTSDRRRSTTAPTTAKFKPKPAQPHRQLEIVPSNPVSSPYEISAHATHRAADSPLQWGGDHPETPED
- a CDS encoding DUF4070 domain-containing protein, translating into MKALLLYPRFPQSFWSYDRCMEMAGLKAVIPPLGIITVAALLPQDWEIRFYDRNVKVETEADWEWCDIVILSAMLVQKPDFHALIQKAVQLGKKVAVGGPYPTSVPQDALDSGAHYLILDEGEMTVPQFLAAIAQGESQGVFRSLEKPDVSLSPLPRFDLLQRDAYFMMAIQFSRGCPFNCEFCDIITLYGRKPRTKEPQQALAELQALYDLGWRGSLFIVDDNFIGNQRNVKRFLRELIPWMQEHDYPFTFMTEASVNLAEDDELLQMMRAAGFYAVFLGIETPDQDSLQVTRKMQNTRNPLIEACRKINDAGLLIYAGFILGFDGERSGAGERIQAFVEQTSIPQPMLGILQALPNTALWNRLQQEQRLVEGTGVTDVGDQNTLMNFVPTRPIAEIAKEYVEGFWTLYEPTNYLRRCFQQCLNITPQSDRKQTMQFTPGRGLRLVSQLIWHQGIRRPEIRAQFWRQLWAIARTKPQTLAMYLSLCAVGEHFWEYRVLAKQRITEQLGYDPTTTPVVTEAQPTLVRL
- a CDS encoding M28 family peptidase, translating into MRKRHWIWVALFLLTVLVGLVAGQHWPMRSPKYMVVNHFRKDTALSEQLSQFAPSAPDSSTAPPIAQRVNAPAVDAKRLFDHVQALAFERHSESDRLQAREYILQVLERAGWQPHLQVFSSGVNVVAERPGTDPQAGSILVAAHFDTVLGSPGADDNATGVATTLEVAQLLGARSTPRTLRVTFFDQEERGLLGSFAYASNDSLLDNLQGVIIPEMLGYACYQPGCQKYPVGLPFQPTTTQGDFLAAIGDQEHLPLLEAFHQSAKPNLPAVITLPIPLRGLLTPDLLRSDHAPFWQKGIGAVVISDTANFRTPHYHQPSDTPDTIDQKFFAGSAQVVVNAVTALLESRDRLAT